From the Roseibium sp. HPY-6 genome, one window contains:
- the zapE gene encoding cell division protein ZapE, giving the protein MELPVNRALSARYDALIASGEITEDPVQREAVRHLDLLNTRLAETRLASKKSSLGWLFAKKKNQLWSAVKGLYMWGGVGRGKTMLMDLFYEVTVIQRKRRVHFHEFMTDVHERIHEHRQAHKRGEVKGDDPIPPVAAQIAVETRLLLFDEFSVTDIADAMILGRLFTKLFEKGVIVVATSNVKPSNLYKDGLNRQLFLPFITMLKSQVEVLHLDSPTDYRLEKLAGAPVYVTPLGDQADSEMETLWTKLTHGMAPHSEELENKGRKIPIPRVASGAARFSFDDLCMQPLGASDYLRIANAYSTVFIDHIPVLSKARRNEAKRFINLIDTLYDNGIRLVVSAEAEPQDLYVSEDGTEAFEFNRTSSRLIEMRSEAYLAGDRREVHA; this is encoded by the coding sequence ATGGAACTGCCGGTCAACCGCGCATTGAGCGCCCGCTACGATGCTTTGATCGCGTCCGGCGAGATCACTGAAGACCCTGTTCAGCGGGAAGCCGTCAGGCATCTGGATCTCCTCAATACCCGACTTGCCGAAACGCGGCTTGCCTCAAAGAAAAGTTCACTTGGCTGGCTGTTTGCGAAAAAGAAGAATCAGCTCTGGTCCGCGGTGAAGGGCCTTTACATGTGGGGAGGTGTCGGGCGCGGCAAAACCATGCTGATGGATCTCTTCTACGAAGTTACGGTGATTCAGCGCAAACGGCGGGTGCACTTTCATGAATTCATGACCGACGTCCATGAGCGGATCCACGAGCACCGGCAGGCGCACAAGCGCGGCGAGGTCAAGGGAGATGACCCTATCCCGCCGGTCGCGGCGCAGATCGCAGTCGAGACAAGGCTGCTTCTGTTCGACGAGTTCTCCGTGACCGATATTGCAGATGCCATGATCCTGGGCCGGTTGTTCACAAAGCTCTTCGAAAAGGGCGTGATAGTTGTCGCAACGTCGAATGTGAAACCGTCCAACCTTTACAAGGACGGATTGAACCGCCAGCTGTTTCTGCCCTTCATAACCATGCTGAAATCGCAGGTTGAAGTTCTGCATCTGGATTCGCCGACTGACTACCGTCTGGAAAAACTGGCCGGCGCGCCGGTTTACGTAACGCCGCTTGGAGATCAGGCGGATAGCGAAATGGAGACGCTCTGGACCAAGCTCACCCACGGCATGGCGCCGCATTCTGAAGAGCTTGAGAACAAGGGCAGAAAGATACCGATCCCGCGCGTAGCCTCCGGTGCTGCCCGTTTCAGTTTCGACGATTTGTGCATGCAGCCGCTTGGAGCGAGCGACTATCTCAGGATCGCCAATGCCTACAGCACCGTCTTCATTGACCACATACCGGTATTGTCCAAGGCCCGCCGGAACGAGGCGAAGCGCTTTATCAATCTCATCGACACGCTATACGACAATGGCATCCGGCTTGTTGTGTCTGCTGAAGCCGAGCCGCAGGATCTTTATGTGTCGGAAGACGGAACAGAAGCATTTGAATTCAATCGGACAAGTTCGCGCCTGATCGAAATGCGCTCGGAAGCCTATCTCGCGGGTGATCGGCGGGAGGTACACGCTTAG
- the odhB gene encoding 2-oxoglutarate dehydrogenase complex dihydrolipoyllysine-residue succinyltransferase encodes MATEIRVPTLGESVSEATIAQWFKKPGDAVSQDEPLVELETDKVTVEVPAPSAGTLESIVVKEGDTVEVGALLGQIAEGAGAAAAPAPAKEEAAPAAKADVVDVLTPSAGESVTEAEVGEWSVKVGDVVKADDTLVELETDKAAQEVPAPVGGTVVKIAAETGATVEPGVLLCQIDPSGAAAAAAPSAAVPAPAPAASSGTSMPPAPSAQKMMAENNLSADQVAGSGKRGQVLKEDVIGAIASGATSASSAPAAAPVARGPVVAQDEMREERVRMTKLRQTIARRLKDAQNTAAMLTTYNEVDMGPVMELRKQYKDLFEKKHGVKLGFMGFFTKAVTHALKEIPAVNAEIDGTDIIYKNFCHIGVAVGTDKGLVVPVVRDADQMSIAEVEKEIGNLGRKARDGKLGMADMTGGTFTISNGGVYGSLMSSPILNAPQSGILGMHKIQERPMAVNGQVVIRPMMYLALSYDHRIVDGKEAVTFLVRVKESLEDPQRLVLDL; translated from the coding sequence ATGGCAACCGAAATCCGCGTGCCCACTCTGGGTGAATCCGTTTCTGAAGCAACGATTGCACAATGGTTCAAGAAGCCGGGCGATGCCGTCAGTCAGGACGAGCCGCTTGTAGAACTTGAAACCGACAAGGTGACGGTTGAGGTGCCCGCTCCGTCTGCCGGGACACTTGAAAGCATCGTGGTCAAGGAAGGCGACACGGTGGAAGTCGGTGCACTTCTGGGACAGATCGCTGAAGGCGCAGGCGCTGCAGCAGCTCCTGCACCGGCCAAGGAAGAAGCAGCCCCGGCAGCCAAAGCCGACGTCGTTGATGTTCTCACGCCGAGCGCCGGTGAATCGGTCACGGAGGCTGAAGTCGGTGAATGGAGCGTGAAGGTCGGCGACGTCGTTAAGGCCGACGACACGCTTGTCGAGCTGGAAACCGACAAGGCGGCACAGGAAGTTCCGGCACCGGTCGGCGGCACCGTGGTAAAGATTGCCGCTGAAACGGGTGCCACGGTGGAGCCGGGTGTCTTGCTCTGTCAGATCGATCCCTCGGGAGCGGCCGCTGCCGCCGCGCCTTCGGCTGCTGTTCCGGCCCCTGCACCTGCCGCATCTTCCGGAACGTCGATGCCACCGGCACCTTCCGCACAAAAGATGATGGCTGAGAACAATCTCTCCGCGGACCAGGTGGCAGGATCCGGCAAACGCGGCCAGGTTTTGAAGGAAGACGTGATCGGCGCGATTGCCTCAGGCGCAACGTCAGCATCGTCAGCGCCAGCTGCAGCTCCTGTTGCCCGTGGTCCGGTCGTTGCGCAGGACGAGATGCGCGAAGAGCGCGTGCGCATGACCAAGCTGCGCCAGACCATTGCGCGCCGCCTGAAAGACGCACAGAACACGGCTGCCATGCTAACCACTTACAATGAAGTGGACATGGGTCCGGTAATGGAGCTGCGCAAGCAGTACAAGGATCTCTTTGAGAAGAAACACGGCGTGAAACTGGGCTTCATGGGTTTCTTTACCAAGGCGGTCACGCATGCGCTGAAAGAGATCCCTGCCGTCAACGCCGAGATCGACGGTACGGATATCATCTACAAGAACTTCTGCCACATCGGTGTGGCCGTCGGTACGGACAAGGGTCTTGTTGTTCCGGTCGTGCGGGATGCTGACCAGATGTCGATTGCCGAAGTCGAAAAGGAAATCGGCAACCTTGGCCGCAAGGCGCGCGACGGCAAGCTTGGCATGGCCGACATGACAGGTGGCACCTTCACCATTTCAAATGGTGGCGTCTACGGCTCGTTGATGTCTTCACCGATCCTGAACGCGCCTCAATCGGGCATCCTCGGCATGCACAAGATCCAGGAACGCCCGATGGCCGTGAACGGACAGGTGGTGATCCGCCCGATGATGTATCTGGCGCTCTCTTACGACCACCGGATCGTCGATGGCAAGGAGGCGGTCACCTTCCTGGTGCGCGTGAAGGAAAGCCTGGAAGATCCGCAGCGCCTGGTCCTGGACCTCTGA
- the sucC gene encoding ADP-forming succinate--CoA ligase subunit beta, whose translation MNIHEYQAKQVLKSFGAPVADGVAIFSADEAEAAAKQLPGPLWVVKTQIHAGGRGKGKFKELPADAKGGVRLAFSLEEVTAHAKEMLGNTLVTKQTGEAGKVVNRLYIEDGADIERELYLSILVDRTVGRPAFVVSTEGGMDIEAVAEETPEKIITLPIDPDTGVTEADAAKLCDALALDGTARDDGMKLFPILQKAFVEKDMSLLEVNPLIVMKDGHLRVLDAKVSFDGNATFRHPDIMELRDVTEEDEKEIEASKYDLAYVALDGDIGCMVNGAGLAMATMDIIKLYGAEPANFLDVGGGASKEKVAAAFKIITSDPNVKGILVNIFGGIMRCDVIAEGVVAAVKEVGLQVPLVVRLEGTNVELGKKIINESGLNVIAADDLDDAAQKIVKAVKGGA comes from the coding sequence ATGAACATTCACGAATACCAGGCCAAGCAGGTGCTGAAGTCCTTCGGCGCGCCTGTAGCAGACGGCGTGGCCATCTTTTCAGCCGACGAGGCGGAAGCGGCAGCCAAGCAACTTCCCGGCCCGCTTTGGGTCGTCAAAACGCAGATCCACGCCGGCGGTCGCGGCAAGGGCAAGTTCAAGGAACTGCCTGCCGACGCAAAAGGCGGCGTCCGTCTGGCTTTCTCCCTGGAGGAAGTGACTGCGCATGCAAAAGAAATGCTGGGCAACACGCTGGTCACGAAACAGACCGGTGAAGCAGGCAAGGTGGTCAACCGTCTCTATATTGAGGACGGCGCCGACATCGAGCGTGAGCTTTACCTCTCCATCCTGGTGGATCGCACCGTCGGGCGTCCGGCATTCGTCGTGTCCACCGAAGGCGGAATGGACATTGAAGCTGTTGCCGAAGAAACCCCGGAAAAGATCATCACGTTGCCGATCGATCCGGACACCGGCGTAACAGAAGCTGATGCGGCAAAGCTTTGCGATGCTCTGGCACTGGACGGCACGGCGCGCGATGACGGCATGAAGCTGTTCCCGATCCTTCAAAAGGCTTTCGTCGAAAAAGACATGAGCCTTTTGGAAGTGAACCCGCTGATCGTCATGAAGGACGGTCATCTGCGTGTTCTCGACGCGAAAGTATCCTTCGACGGCAACGCGACGTTCCGCCATCCGGACATCATGGAACTGCGCGACGTCACCGAAGAGGACGAAAAAGAGATCGAGGCATCCAAATACGATCTCGCCTATGTCGCGCTCGACGGCGACATCGGCTGCATGGTCAACGGTGCCGGTCTTGCCATGGCGACCATGGACATCATCAAGCTCTATGGCGCTGAGCCGGCGAACTTCCTCGATGTCGGTGGCGGCGCATCCAAGGAGAAGGTCGCGGCTGCGTTCAAGATCATCACGTCCGACCCGAACGTGAAGGGCATCCTTGTCAACATTTTCGGCGGCATCATGCGCTGCGACGTGATCGCGGAAGGTGTGGTGGCTGCCGTCAAGGAAGTCGGCCTGCAGGTTCCGCTCGTTGTGCGCCTTGAAGGCACCAACGTGGAGCTCGGCAAGAAGATCATCAACGAAAGCGGTCTCAACGTGATCGCCGCCGATGATCTCGACGACGCTGCCCAGAAAATCGTGAAAGCCGTTAAGGGGGGCGCGTAA
- a CDS encoding LysE family translocator, translating into MSLEFLITALIVVLVPGTGVVYTVAIGLGKGRQAAVAATFGCTLGIVPAILASVAGLAALMHTSALIFQLVKYAGVAYLLYLAWKTLNDSGPVELKADRSARKSFVATARTGFLINILNPKLTVFFLAFLPQFVSPAATNPTLDMLLLGGVFMLMTFVVFLGYGLFASLIGEKVLKSDRVMVWMRRTIAATFAGFGLRLAIAER; encoded by the coding sequence ATGAGTCTTGAGTTTCTGATCACCGCGTTGATCGTGGTGCTGGTTCCCGGTACGGGGGTCGTCTACACGGTGGCAATCGGGCTCGGCAAGGGAAGGCAGGCAGCGGTCGCTGCCACCTTTGGCTGCACGCTCGGGATTGTGCCTGCCATCCTGGCGTCGGTCGCTGGTCTTGCAGCTCTGATGCACACCAGCGCCCTGATCTTTCAGCTCGTGAAATACGCTGGCGTCGCCTATCTCCTCTATCTGGCCTGGAAGACACTCAACGACAGTGGGCCGGTGGAGCTCAAGGCCGACAGGAGCGCGCGCAAGAGTTTTGTGGCAACGGCGCGCACAGGGTTCCTGATCAATATTCTCAATCCCAAGCTGACGGTGTTTTTTCTCGCCTTCCTGCCTCAATTCGTCAGCCCGGCCGCCACAAACCCGACACTGGACATGTTGCTGCTCGGTGGCGTCTTCATGCTCATGACCTTCGTTGTGTTTCTCGGCTACGGATTGTTTGCCTCGTTGATCGGCGAAAAGGTCCTCAAAAGCGACCGGGTGATGGTCTGGATGAGACGAACGATTGCGGCAACCTTCGCAGGCTTTGGCCTCCGGCTGGCAATCGCGGAGCGGTAA
- a CDS encoding SDR family oxidoreductase, translated as MSDTVVIVTGGSRGIGASVSRKLGRLGHTIVVNYTANKTAADAVVSEIEAEGGKAVAVQGDVGSESDILTLFEEADKLGRLAGLVNNAGVVDMSQRVDEMSVERLNRIFTINVVGSFLCAREAVKRMSTKHGGKGGSIVNLASAGSKLGSPAQYVDYAASKGAIDTMTVGLSLEVADEGIRVNAVRPGIIDTELHASGGLPDRVAQLQSKLPMKRAGTADEVADAILWLMSDQSSYTTGAILDVSGGRAILP; from the coding sequence ATGTCTGACACTGTTGTCATCGTAACGGGCGGAAGCCGCGGCATCGGCGCGAGCGTCAGCCGAAAACTGGGGCGTCTTGGGCATACGATCGTTGTCAACTACACGGCAAACAAGACTGCTGCCGACGCGGTCGTCTCCGAAATCGAGGCCGAAGGCGGCAAGGCCGTAGCCGTTCAGGGCGATGTTGGCAGTGAAAGCGATATCCTGACGTTGTTTGAAGAGGCGGACAAGCTCGGCCGCCTTGCGGGGCTGGTCAACAATGCCGGTGTTGTCGACATGTCCCAGCGCGTCGACGAAATGAGCGTCGAGCGGCTCAACCGGATCTTCACCATCAACGTTGTCGGCTCGTTCCTGTGCGCGCGCGAAGCGGTCAAGCGCATGTCGACGAAGCACGGCGGTAAGGGTGGCAGCATCGTCAATCTGGCATCGGCCGGATCGAAGCTGGGATCCCCGGCGCAATATGTCGATTACGCAGCTTCCAAAGGGGCGATCGATACGATGACGGTCGGGCTCTCGCTTGAGGTCGCTGATGAAGGCATCCGCGTGAATGCAGTGCGCCCGGGCATCATCGACACCGAATTGCATGCATCCGGCGGCCTGCCCGACCGCGTTGCGCAACTGCAATCCAAGTTGCCCATGAAACGTGCCGGTACTGCCGACGAGGTTGCGGACGCCATTCTCTGGCTGATGTCAGATCAGTCCAGCTACACGACCGGTGCCATTCTCGACGTGTCCGGAGGACGGGCGATACTTCCTTAA
- the sucD gene encoding succinate--CoA ligase subunit alpha, with amino-acid sequence MSILVNQDTKIIVQGLTGKTGTFHTEQALEYYGTKMVAGVHPKKGGETWGSVEGAAELPIFASVGEAKEATGADASVIYVPPAGAGAAIIEAIDAEVPFIVCITEGIPVADMVKVKAKLDKSSSRLLGPNCPGILTPEECKIGIMPGSIFKKGSVGVVSRSGTLTYEAVFQTTNAGLGQTTAVGIGGDPVKGTEFIDVLEMFLADDETQSIIMIGEIGGSAEEDAAQFLIDEAKKGRKKPTAGFIAGRTAPPGRTMGHAGAVISGGKGGAEDKIAAMESAGIKVSPSPAKLGETLLEVLKG; translated from the coding sequence ATGTCCATCCTCGTCAATCAAGACACGAAAATCATCGTTCAGGGCCTGACCGGCAAGACCGGCACGTTCCATACGGAACAGGCACTTGAATATTACGGCACCAAGATGGTTGCCGGTGTTCACCCGAAAAAGGGCGGCGAAACCTGGGGGTCCGTTGAAGGCGCCGCCGAGTTGCCGATCTTTGCGAGCGTTGGTGAAGCCAAGGAAGCAACCGGTGCCGATGCGTCCGTGATCTACGTCCCGCCCGCAGGCGCAGGGGCGGCGATCATCGAGGCGATCGATGCGGAAGTTCCTTTCATTGTCTGCATCACCGAAGGCATCCCGGTTGCAGATATGGTCAAGGTCAAGGCAAAGCTGGACAAGTCCAGCTCCCGCCTGCTTGGTCCGAACTGCCCCGGCATCCTGACACCGGAAGAATGCAAGATCGGCATCATGCCGGGTTCCATCTTCAAGAAGGGTTCCGTTGGTGTTGTTTCCCGTTCGGGAACACTTACATACGAAGCCGTTTTCCAGACCACCAATGCCGGTCTCGGCCAGACGACGGCGGTCGGCATCGGCGGCGATCCGGTCAAGGGCACGGAATTCATCGACGTCCTGGAAATGTTCCTGGCGGACGACGAGACCCAATCGATCATCATGATCGGTGAGATTGGCGGCTCGGCCGAAGAAGACGCTGCGCAGTTCCTGATCGACGAGGCAAAGAAGGGCCGCAAGAAGCCGACCGCTGGTTTCATTGCCGGCCGGACAGCGCCTCCGGGCCGTACCATGGGCCATGCGGGTGCGGTGATTTCCGGCGGCAAGGGCGGCGCGGAAGACAAGATTGCGGCAATGGAATCAGCTGGTATCAAGGTGTCGCCTTCACCAGCGAAGCTCGGCGAAACGCTTCTAGAAGTGTTGAAGGGCTAA
- the mdh gene encoding malate dehydrogenase has translation MARNKIALIGSGQIGGTLAHLAGLKELGDIVLFDIAEGIPQGKALDLAESSPVDGFDAKLAGANGYDAIEGSDVVIVTAGVPRKPGMSRDDLLEINLKVMEQVGAGIAKHAPNAFVICITNPLDAMVWALQKFSGLPKNKVVGMAGVLDSARFRYFLADEFNVSVEDVTAFVLGGHGDTMVPLTRYSTIAGIPLPDLVKMGWCTAERLDEIVQRTRDGGAEIVGLLKTGSAFYAPASSAIAMAESYLKDKKRVLPCAAALDGQYGLKDTYVGVPVVIGADGVERIIEIDLQGEEKANFEKSVGAVDGLVEACKKIQPALA, from the coding sequence ATGGCGCGGAACAAAATTGCCTTGATCGGCTCAGGTCAGATCGGTGGCACGCTCGCTCATCTGGCAGGTTTGAAGGAACTGGGAGACATCGTTCTCTTCGATATCGCGGAAGGCATTCCGCAGGGCAAGGCGCTGGACCTCGCAGAATCGTCCCCGGTGGACGGCTTTGACGCCAAGCTGGCAGGTGCCAACGGCTACGACGCTATTGAGGGCTCTGATGTGGTCATCGTGACTGCCGGCGTTCCGCGCAAGCCCGGTATGAGCCGTGACGATCTTCTGGAAATCAACCTGAAGGTCATGGAGCAGGTCGGCGCAGGTATTGCCAAGCACGCTCCGAATGCCTTTGTCATCTGCATTACCAATCCGCTCGACGCGATGGTCTGGGCGCTCCAGAAATTCTCCGGACTGCCGAAGAACAAGGTCGTCGGCATGGCCGGTGTCCTGGACAGCGCGCGCTTCCGGTACTTCCTCGCAGACGAATTCAACGTTTCAGTCGAAGACGTCACCGCATTTGTTCTCGGCGGTCATGGTGACACGATGGTCCCGCTGACCCGTTATTCCACGATCGCGGGCATTCCGCTTCCGGATCTGGTCAAGATGGGCTGGTGCACGGCAGAGCGACTGGATGAAATCGTCCAGCGCACCCGCGACGGTGGTGCCGAGATCGTCGGCCTGCTGAAAACCGGCTCTGCTTTCTATGCGCCTGCGTCCTCCGCGATCGCGATGGCGGAAAGCTATCTGAAAGACAAGAAGCGCGTTTTGCCTTGCGCAGCTGCTCTCGACGGCCAGTACGGTCTGAAGGACACCTATGTCGGTGTGCCGGTCGTGATCGGCGCAGACGGTGTGGAACGCATCATCGAAATCGACCTTCAGGGTGAGGAGAAGGCCAACTTCGAAAAGTCCGTCGGCGCGGTCGACGGTCTCGTGGAAGCCTGTAAGAAAATTCAGCCGGCGCTGGCGTAA
- a CDS encoding 2-oxoglutarate dehydrogenase E1 component — translation MARQEANNVFALTSLLYGANAAYIEDLYAQYKTDPNSVDAEWRDFFAAFQDEKEAVLKEARGAPWKRKDWPIEANGDLVNAFDGNWGPIEQKLGEKIKKKAEVKGEPVSDTEVHQATRDSVRALMMIRAYRMRGHLHADLDPLGLAGKGDHEELHPSSYGFVEADWDRKIFIDHVLGLEYATIREMMDILKRTYCSTLGVEFMHISDPAAKAWIQERIEGPDKQVAFTSEGKKAILNKLVEAEGFEKFLDVKYTGTKRFGLDGGEALIPALEQIIKRGGQMGLKDIVFGMAHRGRLNVLSQVMRKPHRAIFHEFKGGSYAPDEVEGSGDVKYHLGASSDRTFDGNNVHLSLTANPSHLEIVNPVVLGKARAKQDQLAADKNGNFVETTEVERSTVLPLLLHGDAAFAGQGVVAECFGLSALRGHRTGGSVHVIINNQIGFTTNPRFSRSSPYPSDMAKVIESPIFHVNADDPEAVVFAAKIAIEYRQTFQRPVVIDMICYRRFGHNEGDEPAFTQPIMYRKIRKHATTLQRYSERLIKEGVLSQEDVDKMKADWRTHLDGEFDAGQAFKPNKADWLDGKWAGMKRADDEEDPRRGETGLPMAEIKDIGRALTHVPEGFNIHRTIARFMNHRERMIETGEGIDWATAEALAFGSLLKEGHPVRLSGQDCERGTFSQRHSVLYDQENESRYIPLNHVSPDQQRYEVINSMLSEEAVLGFEYGYSLAEPRALTMWEAQFGDFANGAQVLFDQFISSGERKWLRMSGLVCLLPHGYEGQGPEHSSARLERYLQLCAEDNMQVANCSTPSNYFHILRRQLRRDIRKPLILMTPKSLLRHKKAVSRIDELGPDTTFHRLLWDDWGPNLSSDGKLVSDDKIRRVVMCSGKVYYDLFEEREKRGVDDVYLMRVEQLYPFPKKALMLELARFPQAEMVWCQEEPKNMGSWFFVEPYIEWVLEQIDAKHRRPRYAGRSAMASTATGLMSVHLAQMQEFLEEALGN, via the coding sequence ATGGCACGGCAGGAAGCGAACAACGTATTCGCACTGACGTCGTTGCTTTACGGCGCCAACGCAGCCTATATCGAAGACCTCTACGCACAATACAAGACGGATCCGAATTCGGTCGATGCCGAATGGCGGGACTTCTTTGCGGCCTTCCAGGACGAAAAGGAAGCCGTCTTGAAGGAGGCGCGCGGAGCGCCTTGGAAACGCAAGGACTGGCCGATCGAAGCCAATGGCGATCTCGTCAACGCGTTCGACGGCAACTGGGGTCCGATCGAGCAGAAGCTCGGCGAGAAGATCAAGAAAAAAGCCGAAGTCAAAGGCGAACCGGTTTCCGATACCGAGGTGCATCAGGCAACGCGAGATTCCGTTCGCGCGCTGATGATGATCCGCGCTTACCGCATGCGCGGACACCTGCATGCCGATCTTGATCCCCTGGGTCTGGCCGGGAAGGGCGACCACGAGGAATTGCATCCCTCTTCCTACGGCTTTGTCGAGGCTGATTGGGACCGCAAGATCTTCATCGACCATGTTCTGGGTCTGGAATACGCCACCATCCGCGAGATGATGGATATTCTGAAACGGACCTATTGCTCGACGCTCGGCGTCGAGTTCATGCACATCTCCGATCCGGCTGCAAAAGCCTGGATCCAGGAGCGCATCGAAGGCCCGGACAAGCAGGTTGCCTTCACGTCCGAAGGCAAAAAGGCAATTCTCAACAAACTTGTCGAGGCGGAAGGCTTCGAAAAGTTTCTCGACGTCAAATACACCGGCACCAAGCGCTTCGGCCTGGACGGTGGCGAGGCCCTGATCCCGGCGCTTGAGCAGATTATCAAGCGCGGCGGTCAGATGGGCCTGAAGGACATTGTGTTCGGCATGGCTCACCGGGGCCGGCTAAACGTTCTGTCCCAGGTGATGCGCAAGCCGCATCGTGCGATCTTTCACGAGTTCAAGGGCGGCTCATACGCACCGGACGAAGTCGAAGGATCAGGCGATGTGAAATACCACCTCGGCGCGTCGTCCGACCGGACCTTCGACGGCAACAACGTGCACCTGTCGCTGACCGCCAACCCGTCCCACCTGGAAATCGTCAATCCGGTGGTGCTCGGAAAGGCGCGCGCCAAGCAGGACCAGCTCGCCGCCGACAAGAACGGCAACTTCGTCGAGACAACGGAAGTCGAGCGCAGCACGGTGTTGCCGTTGCTGCTGCACGGTGATGCGGCCTTTGCCGGACAGGGCGTCGTTGCCGAGTGTTTCGGCCTGTCCGCCCTGCGCGGTCACCGGACCGGCGGCTCGGTTCATGTCATCATCAACAACCAGATCGGCTTCACCACCAACCCGCGGTTCTCGCGGTCGTCGCCGTATCCCTCGGATATGGCAAAAGTGATTGAATCGCCGATCTTCCACGTCAATGCGGACGATCCCGAAGCGGTTGTTTTTGCCGCAAAGATCGCGATCGAATACCGCCAGACATTCCAGCGTCCGGTCGTTATCGACATGATCTGCTACCGCCGCTTTGGCCACAACGAAGGCGACGAGCCGGCGTTCACACAGCCGATCATGTACCGGAAGATCCGCAAGCATGCGACGACGCTGCAGCGCTACTCAGAACGCCTGATCAAGGAAGGTGTTCTCAGTCAGGAAGACGTCGACAAGATGAAGGCCGACTGGCGCACGCATCTGGACGGTGAGTTCGACGCAGGCCAGGCATTCAAGCCGAACAAGGCCGACTGGCTGGACGGCAAGTGGGCCGGCATGAAGCGCGCCGACGACGAGGAAGACCCGCGCCGTGGCGAAACCGGGTTACCGATGGCCGAGATCAAGGATATCGGCCGGGCCCTGACCCACGTGCCGGAAGGCTTCAACATCCACCGCACGATTGCGCGCTTCATGAATCACCGTGAGCGCATGATCGAGACCGGTGAGGGGATCGACTGGGCGACAGCCGAAGCGCTGGCGTTCGGCTCGCTGCTCAAGGAAGGCCATCCCGTGCGCCTGTCGGGTCAGGACTGCGAACGCGGCACCTTCTCGCAGCGCCACTCGGTCCTCTATGATCAGGAGAACGAAAGCCGCTATATCCCGCTCAACCATGTCTCGCCGGATCAGCAGCGGTATGAAGTCATCAACTCGATGCTGTCCGAAGAGGCGGTTCTCGGGTTCGAATACGGCTATTCGCTGGCGGAACCCCGTGCCCTGACCATGTGGGAAGCCCAGTTCGGCGACTTCGCCAACGGCGCGCAGGTCCTGTTTGATCAGTTCATCTCATCCGGTGAACGCAAATGGTTGCGCATGTCCGGCCTGGTCTGCCTGCTGCCGCATGGTTACGAGGGGCAGGGACCGGAGCACTCATCCGCGCGTCTGGAGCGTTATCTGCAGCTTTGCGCGGAAGACAACATGCAGGTCGCGAACTGTTCGACCCCGTCGAACTACTTTCATATCCTGCGCCGGCAATTGCGCCGCGACATCCGCAAACCGCTGATCCTGATGACGCCGAAATCGCTTCTGCGCCACAAGAAAGCGGTCTCCAGGATCGATGAACTCGGCCCGGACACGACGTTCCACCGTTTGCTGTGGGACGATTGGGGTCCGAACCTCAGCTCTGATGGCAAGCTCGTCTCCGACGACAAGATCCGACGGGTCGTGATGTGTTCCGGCAAGGTCTACTACGATCTCTTCGAGGAGCGTGAGAAACGCGGTGTCGACGATGTCTACCTGATGCGCGTCGAGCAGCTGTATCCGTTCCCGAAAAAGGCCCTGATGCTGGAGCTTGCACGTTTCCCGCAGGCCGAGATGGTTTGGTGCCAGGAAGAGCCGAAGAACATGGGCAGCTGGTTCTTCGTCGAGCCATACATCGAGTGGGTCCTTGAGCAGATCGATGCCAAACACCGGCGTCCGCGTTATGCCGGGCGCTCGGCGATGGCTTCGACCGCGACAGGTCTGATGTCCGTGCATCTCGCGCAAATGCAGGAATTCCTTGAAGAAGCGCTAGGAAACTGA